Proteins from a genomic interval of Nautilia sp. PV-1:
- a CDS encoding adenylate kinase: MKKLFLIIGAPGSGKTTDAELIAERNADKIVHYSTGDLLRAEVASGSELGKTIKSYIDNGNLVPLEIVINTIKSAIEKAPKDIVLIDGFPRSVEQMKALDEMLKNSKDIELVSVIEVEVSEDVARERVLGRARGADDNVEVFNNRMKVFLEPLKEIEDFYTSQGKLIKINGERTIEEIVDEMEQVIKEKAGI, from the coding sequence ATGAAAAAACTGTTTTTAATAATCGGAGCACCTGGAAGCGGTAAAACTACTGATGCGGAACTTATAGCTGAAAGAAACGCTGATAAAATCGTTCACTATTCTACAGGTGATTTACTAAGAGCGGAAGTGGCAAGCGGCAGCGAACTAGGAAAAACAATAAAAAGCTATATTGACAACGGAAATCTCGTACCTCTTGAAATCGTAATCAACACAATTAAAAGCGCAATTGAAAAAGCGCCTAAAGATATCGTTTTAATAGACGGTTTCCCAAGAAGCGTTGAACAGATGAAAGCGCTTGACGAAATGCTTAAAAACTCTAAAGACATAGAACTTGTAAGCGTTATAGAAGTTGAAGTAAGCGAAGACGTTGCAAGAGAGAGAGTTTTAGGAAGAGCCAGAGGGGCTGACGACAATGTCGAAGTATTCAATAACAGAATGAAAGTGTTTTTAGAACCGTTAAAAGAAATCGAAGATTTCTATACGTCTCAAGGCAAACTTATTAAAATCAACGGTGAAAGAACCATTGAAGAAATAGTTGACGAAATGGAACAGGTAATAAAAGAAAAAGCCGGAATTTAA
- a CDS encoding mechanosensitive ion channel family protein, producing the protein MKEIILTVFVLLLDFMYPVLSKKLKIFLFKNRKKLSFRLFYSRVNKIGIPLLVLLNFNVLTFWLKKFNIAYENAAFYINLFLIAWAFYEVFKYIVYTIISIKLAQKANVRRELFLLVINLTKVLLVIVVFVMILSHLGVNLTAIVTSLGIGGVIVGLAAKDTLSNFFDSIRLVSEDAFHQGDWIETKDFEGFVTEIGLTATQIRTFDNSLITIPNSVLANQWIKNWSRRIIGRRIKFWIKIKYTTDTKELNRVIQEIRTMLEHHPQIVTDKKIAFQLRKKMMKNTLFSIEDKYGVRKTLLVYLDEFDDYSMNILVYAFSITVDWEKWLKVKQDVLYKVLEIIKNSKLELAYPTSVIFHDSRDNLWKE; encoded by the coding sequence ATGAAGGAAATAATACTTACGGTTTTTGTATTATTATTGGATTTTATGTATCCGGTGTTAAGTAAAAAACTGAAAATTTTTCTTTTTAAAAACAGAAAAAAACTTTCTTTCCGGCTTTTTTATTCCCGCGTAAATAAGATCGGTATTCCTCTGTTAGTGCTTTTAAATTTTAATGTTTTGACGTTTTGGCTTAAAAAATTTAACATTGCTTATGAAAATGCCGCTTTTTATATTAATCTTTTTCTGATTGCATGGGCTTTTTACGAAGTATTTAAATACATCGTATATACGATTATTTCTATAAAGCTTGCCCAAAAAGCCAATGTTAGGCGGGAGCTGTTTTTGCTTGTAATAAACCTTACGAAAGTGTTGCTTGTTATTGTGGTTTTCGTAATGATTCTGTCTCATTTGGGTGTTAATCTTACAGCAATAGTCACTTCCTTGGGTATCGGCGGTGTAATCGTAGGTCTTGCCGCCAAAGATACACTGAGCAATTTTTTTGACTCTATCCGGCTGGTAAGTGAAGACGCATTTCACCAGGGAGACTGGATTGAGACTAAAGATTTTGAAGGGTTCGTTACCGAAATAGGGCTGACTGCAACCCAGATAAGAACGTTTGACAATTCCCTTATAACGATTCCTAATTCCGTTTTGGCTAATCAGTGGATTAAAAACTGGTCAAGAAGAATAATCGGAAGACGTATAAAATTTTGGATTAAAATCAAATACACTACCGATACCAAAGAGCTAAACAGAGTTATTCAGGAAATCAGAACGATGCTTGAACATCATCCTCAAATCGTTACCGATAAAAAGATAGCTTTTCAGCTTAGAAAAAAAATGATGAAAAACACACTTTTTTCCATTGAAGACAAATACGGTGTAAGAAAAACACTTTTGGTATATCTTGACGAATTTGACGATTATTCTATGAATATACTTGTTTATGCCTTTTCAATTACGGTGGACTGGGAGAAATGGCTGAAAGTAAAACAGGACGTGCTGTATAAAGTACTGGAGATTATTAAAAATTCAAAACTTGAACTTGCTTATCCTACATCTGTTATATTTCACGACAGCAGGGATAATCTATGGAAAGAATAA
- a CDS encoding ferrous iron transport protein A, protein MNKKISEVTNLTLANLKKGDVFKIVGFDKSCGNFKHRLSDLGISKGQIGQIINKSLFGPIEVDIEGRKLALGRGMTKKIYVKKFECPIL, encoded by the coding sequence ATGAATAAAAAAATAAGCGAAGTTACAAATTTAACTCTGGCAAATTTAAAAAAAGGTGACGTGTTTAAAATAGTAGGATTCGATAAATCATGCGGTAATTTTAAACACAGACTCAGCGACCTGGGAATCAGTAAAGGTCAAATAGGGCAGATAATAAACAAATCTCTTTTCGGCCCTATTGAAGTTGATATAGAAGGAAGAAAACTGGCTCTCGGACGCGGAATGACCAAAAAAATTTATGTTAAAAAATTTGAATGTCCGATATTGTGA
- a CDS encoding CHAD domain-containing protein has product MERIIKKYIKKQNEKNLHNLRIECRKKLSFLLKDGLSDEGCEKILKKSSKLRDTDVMLKICKSKKIFKILKKRRKKLNKKFLKVLKTVKFNEIKAEKPVKTDLDTCKEILKKSFLIKNDKQLHKLRLKIKACRYTNKKYEKEFKKIQDMLGKAHDYYKCEKICKKMNKNFLYAYIKKRKFIIKAEKARKEILSILPR; this is encoded by the coding sequence ATGGAAAGAATAATTAAAAAGTATATTAAAAAACAAAATGAAAAAAATCTGCATAATTTAAGAATCGAGTGCAGGAAAAAGCTCTCTTTTTTACTAAAAGATGGACTGAGCGATGAAGGCTGCGAAAAAATATTAAAAAAATCTTCAAAGCTTAGAGATACGGATGTTATGCTCAAAATTTGCAAGAGTAAAAAGATTTTTAAAATATTAAAAAAAAGAAGAAAAAAACTAAATAAAAAATTTTTAAAAGTTCTTAAAACCGTAAAATTCAACGAAATAAAAGCAGAAAAACCCGTTAAAACCGACTTGGATACATGTAAAGAAATATTAAAAAAGAGTTTTTTAATAAAAAACGACAAACAGCTTCATAAACTGAGACTGAAAATTAAGGCGTGCAGATATACAAACAAAAAATATGAAAAAGAATTTAAAAAGATACAGGATATGTTGGGCAAAGCCCATGATTATTACAAATGCGAAAAAATATGCAAAAAAATGAATAAAAACTTTCTTTATGCATATATTAAAAAGAGAAAATTTATAATAAAAGCGGAAAAGGCCAGAAAAGAAATTCTTTCTATTCTGCCGCGCTAA
- a CDS encoding bacterioferritin translates to MDKKKSIELLNKAVAEELSAIHQYMYFHFILDDLGYDLLAGIFKKTAIDEMLHTERFAERILFLGGEIEMKPAHEVEHIREPHKMLEWAMKSEEEAMEMYNDFAVECTQARDAGTKQIFESIIADEERHFEGFEQEFDNLEKFGDRYLAQQAMERSKRMGISAAE, encoded by the coding sequence ATGGACAAAAAAAAATCAATTGAACTATTAAATAAAGCCGTAGCTGAAGAACTGAGCGCAATACACCAGTATATGTATTTTCATTTTATTCTGGATGATCTGGGATATGACCTGCTTGCAGGAATATTTAAAAAAACCGCAATAGACGAAATGCTGCATACCGAAAGATTCGCTGAAAGAATTCTCTTTTTAGGCGGGGAAATCGAGATGAAACCGGCTCATGAAGTCGAACATATAAGAGAACCGCATAAAATGCTCGAATGGGCTATGAAAAGCGAAGAGGAGGCAATGGAAATGTATAATGATTTTGCCGTTGAATGCACTCAGGCAAGAGATGCCGGAACTAAACAGATTTTCGAATCCATCATTGCCGATGAAGAAAGACATTTCGAAGGATTTGAACAGGAATTTGACAATCTTGAAAAATTCGGCGACAGATATCTGGCACAACAGGCGATGGAAAGAAGCAAAAGAATGGGAATTAGCGCGGCAGAATAG
- the aspS gene encoding aspartate--tRNA ligase, which translates to MRTHYCAEVNENLVGQKVELVGWVNSHRDHGGVIFIDLRDKSGIVQVVADPADSTKAHKVAEEIKDEYVLKVKGLVRLRGEGLENPKLKTGKIEVVAEEIIIENKSEVLPFQIGDKSVNEELRLKYRYLDLRDPNSLNTFILRSKVTKAIRDYFDSNGFIDVETPILTKSTPEGARDYLVPSRIHPGEFYALPQSPQLFKQILMVAGFDRYYQIAKCFRDEDLRADRQPEFTQVDVEMSFVEEDDVIAAIEGMIKEAFKVAGVEVSLPIPRMTYAEAMEKYGSDKPDLRFDLPMVDVIDEFIDSNNEIFSTIAKDKKNNRFKALKVPGGDNFYSRKMLKELENYVRKFGAKGLAYIQVKEEGLKGPIVKFMSEESLNKMIDKLKPETGDIIFFGAGDKKTVLDYMGRLRVRIANDMGLIDENEYKFTWVVDFPMFEKDDNGNPTPLHHPFTMPDMDTWDEEDFENIQSIAYDLVLNGYEIGGGSIRIHKEEIQEKVFKMLGIDEMEAREKFGFLLDALKFGAPPHGGFALGLDRVIMLMTKTDNIRDVIAFPKTQKAQCLLTGAPGEVDKTQLKELHIRVKKPKAENE; encoded by the coding sequence ATGAGAACTCATTATTGCGCCGAAGTTAATGAAAACCTTGTTGGTCAGAAAGTTGAGCTTGTAGGATGGGTAAACTCTCACAGGGACCACGGTGGAGTTATATTCATCGACCTTAGAGACAAAAGCGGGATTGTACAGGTGGTAGCAGATCCGGCAGACAGTACAAAAGCACACAAAGTTGCGGAAGAGATTAAAGACGAATATGTTTTAAAAGTAAAAGGACTGGTTAGATTAAGAGGCGAAGGCCTTGAAAACCCTAAACTGAAAACAGGAAAAATCGAAGTGGTAGCCGAAGAAATTATCATAGAAAACAAAAGCGAAGTTTTACCTTTCCAAATCGGTGACAAAAGCGTAAACGAAGAGCTTAGACTTAAATACAGATATTTAGACCTGAGAGACCCGAACAGTTTAAATACTTTCATTTTAAGAAGCAAAGTCACAAAAGCAATAAGAGACTATTTTGATTCAAACGGATTTATAGACGTCGAAACACCTATTCTTACTAAATCCACTCCTGAAGGTGCAAGGGATTATCTGGTACCGAGCAGAATCCATCCGGGCGAATTTTACGCACTTCCTCAGTCTCCTCAGCTTTTTAAACAGATTTTAATGGTTGCGGGATTTGACAGATATTACCAAATCGCGAAATGTTTCAGGGATGAAGACCTCAGAGCAGACAGACAGCCTGAATTTACACAGGTGGACGTTGAGATGAGCTTTGTTGAAGAAGATGACGTAATCGCAGCAATCGAAGGTATGATTAAAGAAGCTTTCAAAGTGGCAGGCGTTGAGGTGTCTCTTCCGATTCCGAGAATGACTTACGCCGAAGCTATGGAGAAATACGGAAGCGACAAACCTGATTTAAGATTCGACCTTCCTATGGTAGACGTAATAGACGAATTTATCGATTCAAACAACGAAATTTTCAGCACTATTGCTAAAGATAAGAAAAATAACAGATTTAAAGCGCTTAAAGTTCCGGGCGGAGATAATTTCTACAGCAGAAAAATGCTAAAAGAACTTGAAAACTATGTCAGAAAATTCGGCGCAAAAGGTCTTGCATACATTCAGGTAAAAGAAGAAGGGCTTAAAGGTCCTATCGTTAAATTTATGAGCGAAGAATCTCTAAACAAAATGATAGACAAACTAAAACCTGAAACAGGTGACATTATATTCTTCGGTGCAGGTGATAAGAAAACAGTTCTCGATTACATGGGAAGACTGAGAGTAAGAATAGCAAACGACATGGGATTAATCGATGAAAATGAATATAAATTTACATGGGTTGTAGATTTCCCTATGTTCGAAAAAGATGATAACGGCAACCCTACTCCGCTTCACCATCCGTTTACTATGCCGGATATGGATACATGGGATGAAGAAGATTTCGAAAATATCCAGTCTATTGCATACGACCTTGTTCTTAACGGTTATGAAATCGGAGGGGGAAGTATCAGGATCCATAAAGAGGAAATTCAGGAAAAAGTATTCAAAATGCTTGGAATTGATGAAATGGAAGCTCGTGAAAAATTCGGCTTCCTGCTTGATGCACTTAAATTCGGTGCACCTCCTCACGGAGGTTTTGCTTTAGGGCTTGACAGGGTTATTATGCTTATGACAAAAACTGACAACATCAGAGACGTAATAGCATTCCCTAAAACACAAAAAGCACAGTGTCTTTTAACAGGTGCTCCCGGTGAAGTCGACAAAACACAGCTTAAAGAACTTCATATCAGAGTAAAAAAACCAAAAGCGGAAAATGAATAA